CGGACGATATCGGCTATGCCTCGACCGGGTCGGACTTCTTCTTCCAGTTGATGTTCTGTGCCACCACGGCGTCGATCGTTTCGGGTACTTTGGCTGAGCGTATCAAACTGTGGCCGTTCCTGATCTTTGTGATCGTTCTGACATCGGTTATCTATCCGCTGCAAGCCAGCTGGAAATGGGGCGGTGGTTTCCTTGATGGTGCCAACTTCCAAGACTTCGCTGGCTCGACTGTTGTTCACTCGGTCGGTGGCTGGGCGGCTCTTATGGGTGCTCTGTTGCTTGGACCGCGGATCGGCAAATACAAGGATGGCAAAACCATTCCGATGCCGGGTTCGAACCTTGCGCTGGCCACTCTCGGGACGTTTATCCTGTGGCTCGGTTGGTTCGGCTTCAATGGCGCCTCGCAGCTTGCCATGGGCACCGTGGGCGATGTGGCTGACATCAGCCGTATCTTCTCGAACACCAATGCGGCGGCTGCCGGTGGTGCGATCGCGGCTCTGATCCTGACGCAGCTTCTCTATAAGAAGCCTGACCTTACCATGGTGCTGAACGGTGCGCTGGCGGGTCTCGTGTCGATCACCGCTGAACCGCTGACGCCGAGCCTTGGTGCCGCAACTCTGATCGGTATGGTCGGTGGTGTGATCGTGGTCTTCGCGGTTCCGTTCCTCGACAAACTGAAGATCGACGATGTTGTCGGTGCGATCCCGGTTCACCTGATTGCTGGTATCTGGGGCACGCTGGCCGTGCCGCTGACCAACTCGGACGCTGGCTTTGGTGCGCAGCTTTACGGGATCGTGGTTGTCGGTGCCTTTACCATCGTGGCGTCGCTGGTGGTGTGGTTCATCATCAAGGCAGTCATGGGTCTGCGGGTTGATGAAGAGACCGAGATCAACGGGCTCGACATGGCCGAAATGGGCATGGAAGCTTACCCGGAATTCACCAACGGCTAAGGCCTGCGGGATTTCCCGAGAAACACTCAGCCCGGCCACCAGTGGTGGCCGGGTTTCTTTTATGGGATGAGGGCGCTTGCGCGAAGCAGCGGCCCCTTGGGCCGCCGCGCATCGCAGCCGCGCCCGGACGCGGCGGTGATTGGCCAGCGTTGTCCGCCCCACTGGCCCAGCTCGAATTTGGCAGGTATAAAGTGGACTGAACCAAGGTTGGTTCGCCGCCGCGCGCGGCTGTGATGCGCGGAGCGGGCCGGGTGTTAACCGTGTGAATTGAAACAGGTGAATAGCTGCGATGTCGGGTGGTCGAATCGCGCTAGGGCGTGCTAAATATTGCGTCATGTCTGATGTCAGCCCCAAGATAAGCGAAAAACGCCCTGAAATCCGCCAGTTGGATGATGCCGCGATCAACCGGATTGCGGCGGGCGAAGTGTTGGAACGCCCGGCGAGCGCCGTGAAGGAGCTTGTCGAGAACGCGATTGATGCGGGGGCGTCGCGGATCGAGGTGTCTTATGCCGACGGCGGCAAGACGGTGATCCGGGTACAGGACGACGGTTGCGGCATGTCGCCAGAGGATTTGCCGCTGGCGTTGTCGCGCCATGCGACGTCGAAAATCGACGGGACCGATCTGTTGGATATTCACACGTTCGGGTTTCGCGGGGAGGCGTTGCCGAGCCTTGGCGCCGTGGGGCGGTTGAGTGTGACCACGCGGGCCAAGGGGTTTGACGGCGCCGAGGTGACGGTCGCGGGCGGGGTGATGGGCAAGGTGAAACCGGCGGCCCTGTCGGGTGGAACCATCGTGGAGCTGCGCGATATTTTCCACGCCACGCCGGCGCGGTTGAAGTTCATGCGCACCGATCGCGCCGAGGCGCAGGCGATTGGCGATGTGGTCAAGCGGCTGGCGATGGCGGAGCCATATGTGGGCTTTACGCTGCGCGATGTGTCGGGCGGCGGAGAGGGCCGCGTGGTGTTTCGCGCCGATGCGGAAAGCGGCGATCTGTTTGATGCGCTGCACGGGCGGCTCGCGAAGGTGCTGGGCCGGGAGTTTGCCGAGAATGCGCTCAGGATCGAGGCGGAGCGCGAGGGGCTGTTCCTGACCGGCTATGCGGCGCTGCCGACCTATTCGCGCGGCTCTTCTGTGGCGCAGTATCTGTTTGTTAACGGGCGGCCTGTTAAGGACAAGATGCTTTATGGTGCGCTGCGGGCGGCCTATTTCGATTTCCTGAGCCGTGACCGGCATCCGGCGGCGGCGTTGTTTATTTCATGCGATCCGCATCTGGTGGATGTGAACGTGCATCCGGCGAAGACCGAGGTGCGGTTCCGCGAGCCGGGCTTGGCGCGGGGGTTGATGGTGAGCGCGTTGCGGCATGGTTTGGCCGAGGCGGGGCATCGGGCGTCGACCACTGTGGCCGGGGCGACATTGGGCGCGATGCGGCCAGAGCAGACGGGGCAGGTCGGGCAGGCCGGACAGGCGGGGCAGGTCGGGCAGGCGCGGGTCTATCAGATGGACCATGCGTCACGCTCGGCGTTAAGCACCGCCTATCAGATGCAGGCGCCTCAGGTGGAAGCGCCGGGGTTTGCCGAGGCGATGAGTGCGCGGGTCGAGCCAGTGGTCGAGCACGCGCCGGAGGCCGAGGCGTTGCCCTTGGGCGCAGCGCGCGCGCAGGTGCATGAGAATTACATCGTTGCGCAGACCGAGAGTGGCATTGTGATTGTCGATCAACACGCCGCGCATGAGCGGCTGGTTTACGAGAAGCTAAAGCACCAGATGGCCGAGAATGGTGTGGCGGCGCAGGCCTTGTTGATCCCCGAGATCGTGGAGATGAGCGAAGGCGATTGCGCCCGGTTGATGGATCTGGCCGAAGATCTGGCGCGGTTGGGGCTGGTTATCGAGCCGTTTGGCGGCGGGGCTTTGGCGGTGCGCGAGACGCCTGCGATCTTGGGCGAGGTGAACTGTCAGGGGATGCTGCGCGATATTCTGGATGAATTGGACGATCTGGGAGAGAGCCTGACGGTGCAGGCGCGGATCGAGGCGATCCTGAGCCGGGTGGCCTGCCATGGGTCGATCCGGTCGGGGCGGCGGATGCGCGGTGAAGAGATGAACGCATTGCTGCGCGAGATGGAAGCGACGCCGCATTCGGGGCAATGCAACCATGGGCGGCCGACATACGTTGAGTTGAAGTTGAGCGATATTGAGAGGCTGTTCGGGCGCACATGATCGAGATTGGCGGACGCGTTTTGAGCGAAGCTGAGCTGGCCCTGATCGGGGGCGCGGTGGCGTTTGTGGTGTTCTTTATCCTGTTGCTGATGGCGCTGCGGGCGGCGGGGCGCACCGCACGGGCGACGGAGCCGTTGGTGCACCAGTTGGGATCGTTGAGCGCGCGGGTGCAGGGGTTGAGCGACGGGCAGCAGCAATTGTCCGGTGGGTTGACCCATGTGAGTGAGGCGCAGGCGGCGTCACAGACGGCGATGCTGCAACTGATGGAAAAGCGGCTGGCAGATGTGAGCGGCAAGATGCAGGAGAACCTGCAAGGCAGCGCACAACGCACGGCCAAGAGCCTTGGCGCGTTGCAGGAGCGGCTTCAGGCGATCGACAAGGCGCAGGAGAATATCACCAAGCTGAGTGGTGATGTTCTGAGCCTTCAGGATATTTTGAGCAACAAGCAGACGCGCGGCGCGTTTGGCGAGATCCAGCTTAAGGATATTGTGTCAAAGGCGCTGCCTTCGGATGCCTATGCGTGGCAGGCGACATTGTCGAATGGCAAGCGGGCCGATTGTCTGATCCATCTGCCAAACCCGCCGGGGCCGATTGTGATTGATTCCAAGTTCCCGCTGGAGGCCTATGAGGCGTTGCGCAATGCCGAGACGCAGGAGCAGTTGAACCGCGCGGCGCAGGCGATGCGGGTGTCTGTCAAAACCCATATCAAGGCGATTTCCGAGAAGTATATCCTGGATGGGGAAACGGCGGATGGGGCGTTGATGTTCCTGCCATCGGAGGCGGTTTACGCCGAGTTGCACGCGAATTTCCCCGAATTGGTGCGGGAAGGCTTTGCGGCGCGGGTCTGGATCGTTTCGCCGACGACCTGCATGGCGACGCTGAACACGATGCGCGCGATTTTGAAGGACGCACGTATGCGCGAGCAGGCGGGGGCGATCCGCAAGATGCTGGCTCAGCTACACCGCGATGTAGAGATCGTTTTGGAGCGGGCCGGTAAGCTGGAGACGCATTTCGACCAAGCGCGACGGGATGTGGAAGGCATTAGCACCGCAGCCGAACGCGCGGGCAAGCGGGCGGCGAAGTTGGACAACTTTGATTTCGAGGAACTGGCCCCGGAAGAAGACAGCGGCGTAGTTCCGATCGCTGGGCCGGAGGGCCGCCCGCCGCAGGACGTTTCCTGATTGAGCGTGTTTGGGTTGTGGCGCGCGTTGCCTGACCGGTTTTGACGATCGTTTTGTGGCGAGGGGCGGTTTTGAGCCGCCTTTGGCGACAGTCTTTTCAGAAAGATGAAAGACGGCTGTGGCGGAGATTGTGCCAGATCAAGGCAGGGATTGCGCGGGCGTGCTCTTTGGAAGAGAATGTAGAAGAGCGCGGACAGGAGTTTGAGCGATGCTGGATATAACGGTTCACAAGATTGCACAGGTGATTCTTATGTCGCGGGAGTTGAACCGCGCCGAGGGGGAGCTTCGCGGGTTTATCGACAATCTGACCGAAGACGAGCAAGTGAGCCTTGTTGCGGTGATGTGGATCGGGCGTGAGAGCTTTGCTGCAGACGAATTGGAGGAAGCCAAGCGCACGGCGGCGGCCGAAGCGACGATTCCCACAGCCGATTACCTGATCGGGACGCCGCATTTGTCGGATCATCTTGAAAACGGGCTGGATGAGTTGGGTCTTTCGGCGTCAGATGATGAGGATGACCTCGTTCGCGGGGGGTAATTCCGGAAACATTTCTCACGGAGTGAGCGCGGGTGGCCGGTAGCTGCCCGCGTTTTTGTGTCTGGGGCCGTGTGTTTGATCACAAAATGCGTAACGCGGCGGGCACGGCGGCGTGAGGTGTGAGTAACATTTCAGGCGTGATCTTTTTGCCTACCAATAACGCATTGAAAGTAAACTAAAAATCAGTGTTTTGGGATTGCTAGGAAAAGTTTCATTTCAAATTCCGTGAGCGCACACAAAGCCGCGAGTGTGTGTGTTTTGAAATGTGAGCGGTTGGTTGTCATATTGGTTGCAGATCGAACGACACGATTTGAACAACACACCATGGACTTCGGTCCGGACAGTTTGAAAGGACAATGAAATGAAACTTGCAATCGCAACATTCTCGACCGCCCTCGTATTGGCCACTGGCGCATCCGCCATGGTTGGCACCTATGAACGTGCCGTGAACGAGGCGCCCGCGTCGAGCAGCTTGTTCACCACCGGCGAGCAGGAAGTGGTTTCGAACACCGCTTCGACCAGCCCCGGCGCGGAATACAACAACGGTGAAGCCAAAGTGATCACCGTGTTTGAGAACGACAACGCTGGCCAGTTCATGGGTGCTGCTGCGCGCTAAGACAAGCGCCCGCCCATCGAACTTGAAACCGACACAGACTTATTTCTCTTGAAAGGAGAAACCCGATGAAACTGACGATTGCCACACTCGCAACCGCCGCCCTTTTTGCCACTGGTGCTTCGGCCATGGTTGGCACCTATGAACGTGCTGTGAACGAGGCGCCTGCTTCGAGCAGCCTTTTCACCACCGGCGAGCAGGAAGTGGTTTCGAACACCGCTTCGACCAGCCCCGGCGCGGAATACAACAACGGTGAAGCCAAAGTGATCACCGTGTTTGAGAACGACAACGCTGGCCAGTTCATGGGTGCTGCTGCGCGCTGAGACAAGCGCCCGCCCATCGAACTTGAAACCGACACAGACTTATTTCTCTTGAAAGGAGAAACCCGATGAAACTGACTATTGCCACACTCGCAACCGCCGCCCTTTTTGCCACTGGTGCTTCGGCCATGGTTGGCACCTATGAACGTGCTGTGAACGAGGCGCCCGCGTCGAGCAGCCTTTTCACCACCGGCGAGCAGGAAGTGGTTTCGAACACCGCTTCGACCAGCCCCGGCGCGGAATACAACAACGGTGAAGCCAAAGTGATCACCGTGTTTGAGAACGACAACGCTGGCCAGTTCATGGGTGCTGCTGCGCGCTAAGACAAGCGCCCGCCCATCGAACTTGAAACCGACACAGACTTATTTCTCTTGAAAGGAGAAACCCGATGAAACTGACTATTGCAACACTCGCCACCGCCGCCCTTTTTGCCACTGGCGCATCCGCCATGGTTGGCACCTATGAACGTGCCGTGAACGAGGCGCCTGCCGCGAGCAGCCTGTTCACCACCGGCGAGCAGGAAGTGGTTTCGAACACCGCTTCGACCAGCCCCGGTGCGGAATACAACAACGGTGAAGCCAAAGTGATCACCGTGTTTGAGAACGACAACGCTGGCCAGTTCATGGGCGCCGCTGCGCGCTAAGGCTTTGCCACGTAAATAAAAAACGCCCGGAGCGATGCTCTGGGCGTTTTTCGTTTTAAGGGTGTCTGACGGCTTTGTTAGACGCCTGAATTAGACGGCTGTGACGATCTGCATGTGTTGCGCCAGCGTGTCGATTTCGGACAGCCAGCGATCCAGCAGCTTCGGATCGGAGGGCGCGGCGGAGACGCCGGCGGGGATCTCGCGGTTGAGCACAGATTCGATGGCCAGCGACACCGGCACCGAAACGAGCCGCGCCATAGCGGTGCCGCGTTCATCGCCCCACGCGTCCATCACATAGGTTTTGTCCCAGACCGGCGTGCCGTCGGCTTCGGCTTTGAGACCAACGCAGAGAATAACGCGGTCGGCTTCGCCCTCGTCATAGGCGTTTTCGGTGAGAAGCTTGTCGGCGATTTCCTGAAGGCGGGCGTCGCTCGCGGTTCCGACCTCGGCGAAGATGTCGGACCACGCATCGGCCCAGCCGTTGAGGCGCAGGGTGCCGCGCACGAATTCCTTGACCGGCCACTCGGGTGAGAAGCCGTAGTCTTCCATGAAGGGAAGCGAGTCGCGGTTTGGATAGACCTCGAAGCTTTCGGGGGTGGGCAGGGGCGCGTCATAGCGGCGGATCGCATCCCATGGTTGGCTTACGTTCAGCTCGGAAAAGTTGCGGATCGAGCGCGACGGGGAGCGGAGCGCCTTGAGCACGCCGACCGGGGCCCATGAGAACTTGTAGCGAAAGGCGTTGGCCTGTTTCGGGACGCCGCCGCAATAGGACAGGAAGCTGATTGTGTTGTCGGGCGCGTAGGCATCCGAGGCGCGGTAGTCGGCCACGAGTTTATGCGCCATGAGGTGGTCGATACCGGGATCGAGGCCGACTTCGTTGACGAAGGACAGGCCAGCGGCGCGGGCCTTGCTATCAAGCGCTTTCATCTCGGGCGAGATATAGGAGGAGGAGACGAAGTGGGCCTCTTGCGTGAGGCACATTTCGGCCAGAGCGACATGCCAGTCGCCGGGCAGCATGGAGACAACGATGTCGCCCTTGGCGGTGGCCGCGGCGAGCGCATCGAGGTCAAAGGCGCGGATGTCGGTGGCGATGTCGCCAACCGCGTCGCGGGCTTTTTCCACGGTCCGGTTCCAGACGGTGACGGGGTGGCCTGCGTCGATCAGGCGGCGGAGGCCGGGAATGGAAGAGAAGCCGGTGCCGCACCAGTGAATAGTCATGTCGTCGCTCCTTTGACGTGTTTGGAGAATTCAGTCTCGGCCCGCGCCCAGACGCCTTGGGTGAGAGTGGAGAGGGTGAGCAGCGATGGCAAGAGCTGGGCTGCGTAATCCTCGGAACTTTCGACCGGGAGCATGGAGGGCAGGTTGTCGATCGCCATGACATCAAGCGGGGGCGTGTCATGGGCGCGGAAGACGGGGGCGGTCCAGCTCGTCGCTTCGGAATAGATCGGGACCGGGTTGTAATCGCTGTCGGGGTCGCAGGCGATGTCCCCAATGGCGGTGAGCGCGCGGGGGGCGGTCAGGGCCGATTTGGGCACAAAGACCGGTGTGCCGGGGCGCGCAAAGATGCAGTTGAGGAAGATCTCGTGCTCTAGGATCTGCGGGAACGGCCCGCCCGAGGCGGTTTCGGCCATGTCCCAGCCGGTGACAGGCAGGTCCATCGCGCGGCAGAGGTCGGAGGCGCCGGTGCCGACACGGCCAAGCGCGCCGATGACGATGGCGCGGGGACGCGCGCGCCCGGTCGCATCAAGGCGCGCCGCGAGGTCGGCAAGCAGGGCATCCTTGCCCGGATAAGCGCCGATGGGGCCGCAGATGCCGCCTTGTTGTTGCTGTGCCGCCCAAGCCATGAGGGTGACAGCCGCCCCGGCGAAACCGGCCCAATAGCCGAAGGCGGCGACGCGGCGCCCCTGTTCATCGACGAGGTATTCGAGGTCATAGAGCGTGCCGCCGCCCGCGTGGAACCGGCGCAGCAATTCTTGCCCCGAGTGCTGCCCCTTGTAGGCATGGCCGAACATGATGTGGCGATGCGGCAGGGGGGTGCCATCGTCGGGCAGTTCCTTGAGACCGAAGATGATCGCGTCGGAGGGCGCGTCGGGCCACGAGTTTTCCGCCGCGATTTCGACGCCCGCATCAATATAGCCCTGCATCGGGATGGCGCGGACCGAGCTTGCTTCTACGGTGACGCGAATGCCGGCGTCGAGCAGGGCTTTGGCTCCGGCGGGGGTGAGGCCGGTGCGTTCTTCGTTTTCGCGTTGTTCAGCGCGGACCCAGAGATGTGTCATGTGCTTTCCTTTGCCGGTGCGTCAGTGGTGTGGCGCGCTTGGGCAAGCGCGTCGTGCAAGTCATCAGAGGTGGGTTTGGGCGAATTGGCGTTCGCGGGTTTCAAGGTGCGGGATGGCGTTGAAATGCGCCAGTGTCGGCGTGCCGTTCATGACATGCAGGCGGTGCACCGAGCTGTTCATGATGGAGAGCGCAACATGGCTCCATGCGGTGACATCGAGGTTCAGCACGCGGCGCAGGATCGTTGCGATCACCCCGCCGGAGGTGACCAGAAGGGCGCGACCGTGGCTGTTTGTGATCTCGTCTATGAGGCCGTCAATGCGGGCGGTGAAGTCAGCGTATCGGATCGGGGCATCTGCGATTTCATCACGCTCCCAAGCGCCAAAGACCTGCGGCAGGTGGTCGATATAGCCTTCGCGGGTGTCGGGCAGCAGCAGACCGTGCTGTTTTTCCATCAGCTGGGACATGGTGAAATAGGGCAGCTCGTTAAGGCGGTCGTCCTGCACCAGCGGCGCATGGCGTTCGGCGCCCATGCTTTGCGCGGTTTCGATTTGCCGGCGCAGTGTGCCTGAGAGGATGCGCGAGAAGACCTCGCCAGTATGATCGAAATGGTCGCCGAGCCAGCGGGCCTGTTGGTGACCGAGGTCCGAGAGCCTGTCATAGCTGGTTTCGTCTTTGGCGCTTGAATTGGCCTGACCGTGGCGAACGAGTGTGATGTGGGGCATGTGATGAAGTCTCCGTTGGCGACTTGGTAAAGCGTTTCGACGAAAGCTTGAACCACGATTTTTTCCAAGCGCTTTAGGCGAGGGGCGCGCGGGCGGCAAGGGGGCGCTCTCCGACGCGGTGGGAGAGGGTTTTGGCGGGCAATGCGCGGGGGTGTTTTTGGCAAGATGCAGGCGGTGGGCGCGCGCGTTGGTGGCGGGGTGCAGCGGATCGGAAACCTCTGTGGCGCAAATTGCAGGTGTCGTGTCGGGATTGGGGGATGGGCGCGAAATGCGGCGTGGTTTACTGTGAGGGCCAAGCAGGAGGGCGCGCGATGGGCGAGACAATTCGATTCACGCTGGATGGCGAAGCGGTTGAAGCGGACAAGGGGCTGACCATTTGGGAGGTCGCGCATGGCCGTGGCTTGGTCATTCCGCATCTGTGCCACAAGCCCGCGCCGGGGTATCGCCCTGATGGCAATTGCCGCGCCTGTATGGTCGAGATCGAGGGCGAGCGCACCTTGGCGGCGTCATGCATCCGCGAGCCTGCCGACGGCATGGTGGTGACCACCAATTCGGCCCGCGCAGAGAGTGCGCGCAAGATGGTGGTTGAGATGCTGGCCGCGGATATGCCGGAGCGCGAGGTGGCGCATGACCGCTCGGCGCATTTCTGGGATATGGCCGAGGCGAATGGGGTGAGCGAGAGCCGTCTGCCCAAGATGGAACAGGACCGCGTTCCGCTTTTGGATGACAGCCATGTGGCGATGCGGGTGAATTTGGATGCGTGCATTTCGTGCGGCTTGTGTGTGCGGGCCTGTCGCGAGGTTCAGGTGAATGATGTGATCGGCATGGCCGGGCGTGGGCATAGCGCGTTTCCGGTGTTCGACATGGATGACCCGATGGGTGCGAGCAGCTGTGTCGCTTGCGGCGAATGTGTGCAGGCCTGCCCGACCGGTGCGTTGATGCCGGCGACGGTTCTGGACGAGGAACAGCGCGGCGACGGGGCGGCGTTTGATCGCGAGGTGGCGAGCGTTTGCCCGTTTTGCGGTGTCGGCTGTCAGGTCTCGCTCAAGGTCAAGGACGACAAGGTGGTTTATGTCGATGGGATCGACGGGCCAGCCAATGAGGGGCGTTTGTGCGTCAAGGGGCGGTTCGGGTTTGATTATATCCACCATCCGCATCGGCTTACCCAGCCGTTGATCCGGCGCGAGGATGCGCCCGCGAAGGGGTTGAACGTGGACCCCGGCAATTGGAGCGAGGTGTTTCGCGAGGCCAGTTGGGACGAGGCAATGGAGGCCGCCGCCGGAGGGTTGGCGACATTGCGCGACGGGTCCGGGGGCCGGTCGGTGGCCGGGTTTGGCAGCGCGAAATGCACCAACGAGGAGGCCTATCTGTTTCAGAAGCTGATCCGGCAGGGGTTTGGCCATAACAACGTCGATCACTGCACGCGGCTGTGCCATGCGTCGTCCGTCGCGGCGTTGATGGAGAACGTGGGAAGCGGCGCCGTGACGGCAACGTTCAACGAGATCGAGAATGCCGATGTGGCCATCGTGATCGGGGCGAACCCGGTTGAGAACCATCCGGTCGCGGCGACGTTTTTCAAACAGTTCGTGAAGCGCGGCGGCAAGTTGATTGTCATGGACCCGCGCGGCGTGGGGCTTCGCCGGTTTGCCAGCCATATGTTGCAATTCCGGCCGGGCGCGGATGTGAGCATGCTCAACGCGATCATGAACGTAATCGTGGAAGAGCAGCTTTATGACAGCCAGTATATCCACCGCTTTACCGAGAATTGGGAGGCCGAGAAGGCGCATTTACGCGACTTTACCCCCGAGAAAATGAGCGAGATTTGCGGCATTGCGCCCGAGGTGTTGCGCGATGTGGCGCGGACCTTTGCCGGGGCCAAAGCGGGCATGATTTTCTGGGGTATGGGGGTGAGCCAGCACATTCATGGCACGGATAATTCGCGCTGTCTGATCTCGCTCGCTTTGATGACTGGGAATGTGGGCAAGCCGGGGGCCGGGCTGCATCCGCTGCGCGGGCAGAACAACGTGCAAGGTGCGAGCGATGCTGGGTTGGTGCCGATGTTCCTGCCGGATTATCAGAGCGTGATGGATGATGGTGTGCGCAGCGCGTTCAACGAGATTTGGGGCGAGCAGGGGTATGATGACCCCGAAAAAGGTTTGACCGTGACCGAGATTATGGACGCGGTGCATGAGGGGCAGATCAAAGGCATGTATGTCTTGGGCGAGAACCCGGCGATGAGTGATCCGGATGTGGAGCACGCGCGCGATGCGCTGGCCAAGTTGGAGCATCTGGTGGTGCAGGACATTTTCCTGACCGAGACGGCGAATTATGCTGATGTGATTCTTCCGGCCTCGGCGTTTTATGAAAAATCCGGAACGGTGACGAACACCAACCGGCAGGTGCAGATGGGCCGTCCAGCCGTGCCGCCGCCGGGGAACGCGCGCGAGGATTGGGCGATCACATTAGAGTTGGCACAGCGGTTGGGGTTGGGGTGGACGTATAACAGCCCGGCGGATGTGTTTGCCGAGATGAAGCGCGGGATGGGCTCGCTCGACAATATCACGTGGGACCGGTTGGCGGGCGAGAATGCGGTGACTTATCCGTCGCTGTCGCCGGAGGATCCGGGGCAGGCGATTGTGTTTGCCGATGGGTTTCCACGGGATGAGGGGCGGGCGAAGTTCACTCCGGCGAGCGTGATTGCACCGGATGAAGCGCCGGATGCAGACTATCCGATGATTTTGACCACGGGGCGGCAATTGGAGCATTGGCACACCGGGTCGAT
This genomic window from Rhodobacteraceae bacterium D3-12 contains:
- a CDS encoding DUF3775 domain-containing protein; the encoded protein is MLDITVHKIAQVILMSRELNRAEGELRGFIDNLTEDEQVSLVAVMWIGRESFAADELEEAKRTAAAEATIPTADYLIGTPHLSDHLENGLDELGLSASDDEDDLVRGG
- a CDS encoding saccharopine dehydrogenase, with product MTHLWVRAEQRENEERTGLTPAGAKALLDAGIRVTVEASSVRAIPMQGYIDAGVEIAAENSWPDAPSDAIIFGLKELPDDGTPLPHRHIMFGHAYKGQHSGQELLRRFHAGGGTLYDLEYLVDEQGRRVAAFGYWAGFAGAAVTLMAWAAQQQQGGICGPIGAYPGKDALLADLAARLDATGRARPRAIVIGALGRVGTGASDLCRAMDLPVTGWDMAETASGGPFPQILEHEIFLNCIFARPGTPVFVPKSALTAPRALTAIGDIACDPDSDYNPVPIYSEATSWTAPVFRAHDTPPLDVMAIDNLPSMLPVESSEDYAAQLLPSLLTLSTLTQGVWARAETEFSKHVKGATT
- a CDS encoding histidine phosphatase family protein; the encoded protein is MPHITLVRHGQANSSAKDETSYDRLSDLGHQQARWLGDHFDHTGEVFSRILSGTLRRQIETAQSMGAERHAPLVQDDRLNELPYFTMSQLMEKQHGLLLPDTREGYIDHLPQVFGAWERDEIADAPIRYADFTARIDGLIDEITNSHGRALLVTSGGVIATILRRVLNLDVTAWSHVALSIMNSSVHRLHVMNGTPTLAHFNAIPHLETRERQFAQTHL
- the mutL gene encoding DNA mismatch repair endonuclease MutL, with amino-acid sequence MSDVSPKISEKRPEIRQLDDAAINRIAAGEVLERPASAVKELVENAIDAGASRIEVSYADGGKTVIRVQDDGCGMSPEDLPLALSRHATSKIDGTDLLDIHTFGFRGEALPSLGAVGRLSVTTRAKGFDGAEVTVAGGVMGKVKPAALSGGTIVELRDIFHATPARLKFMRTDRAEAQAIGDVVKRLAMAEPYVGFTLRDVSGGGEGRVVFRADAESGDLFDALHGRLAKVLGREFAENALRIEAEREGLFLTGYAALPTYSRGSSVAQYLFVNGRPVKDKMLYGALRAAYFDFLSRDRHPAAALFISCDPHLVDVNVHPAKTEVRFREPGLARGLMVSALRHGLAEAGHRASTTVAGATLGAMRPEQTGQVGQAGQAGQVGQARVYQMDHASRSALSTAYQMQAPQVEAPGFAEAMSARVEPVVEHAPEAEALPLGAARAQVHENYIVAQTESGIVIVDQHAAHERLVYEKLKHQMAENGVAAQALLIPEIVEMSEGDCARLMDLAEDLARLGLVIEPFGGGALAVRETPAILGEVNCQGMLRDILDELDDLGESLTVQARIEAILSRVACHGSIRSGRRMRGEEMNALLREMEATPHSGQCNHGRPTYVELKLSDIERLFGRT
- a CDS encoding ammonium transporter gives rise to the protein MKRITTFLMAFMFAIVTAFGLASPGMAQEEGPSADALAAAEAAYKTPDEMIKEKALGAAAEAAQEALDEGGDAAAAAADAIAATYAPFLNGDFIYTSLLFLIGGFLVFWMAAGFSMLEAGLVRSKNVTMQLTKNVALFSLAAIFYYLIGYNLMYPLGTWMVDGVLSGVWGVGVLEATGVTAAGADDIGYASTGSDFFFQLMFCATTASIVSGTLAERIKLWPFLIFVIVLTSVIYPLQASWKWGGGFLDGANFQDFAGSTVVHSVGGWAALMGALLLGPRIGKYKDGKTIPMPGSNLALATLGTFILWLGWFGFNGASQLAMGTVGDVADISRIFSNTNAAAAGGAIAALILTQLLYKKPDLTMVLNGALAGLVSITAEPLTPSLGAATLIGMVGGVIVVFAVPFLDKLKIDDVVGAIPVHLIAGIWGTLAVPLTNSDAGFGAQLYGIVVVGAFTIVASLVVWFIIKAVMGLRVDEETEINGLDMAEMGMEAYPEFTNG
- the rmuC gene encoding DNA recombination protein RmuC produces the protein MIEIGGRVLSEAELALIGGAVAFVVFFILLLMALRAAGRTARATEPLVHQLGSLSARVQGLSDGQQQLSGGLTHVSEAQAASQTAMLQLMEKRLADVSGKMQENLQGSAQRTAKSLGALQERLQAIDKAQENITKLSGDVLSLQDILSNKQTRGAFGEIQLKDIVSKALPSDAYAWQATLSNGKRADCLIHLPNPPGPIVIDSKFPLEAYEALRNAETQEQLNRAAQAMRVSVKTHIKAISEKYILDGETADGALMFLPSEAVYAELHANFPELVREGFAARVWIVSPTTCMATLNTMRAILKDARMREQAGAIRKMLAQLHRDVEIVLERAGKLETHFDQARRDVEGISTAAERAGKRAAKLDNFDFEELAPEEDSGVVPIAGPEGRPPQDVS
- a CDS encoding saccharopine dehydrogenase NADP-binding domain-containing protein, which translates into the protein MTIHWCGTGFSSIPGLRRLIDAGHPVTVWNRTVEKARDAVGDIATDIRAFDLDALAAATAKGDIVVSMLPGDWHVALAEMCLTQEAHFVSSSYISPEMKALDSKARAAGLSFVNEVGLDPGIDHLMAHKLVADYRASDAYAPDNTISFLSYCGGVPKQANAFRYKFSWAPVGVLKALRSPSRSIRNFSELNVSQPWDAIRRYDAPLPTPESFEVYPNRDSLPFMEDYGFSPEWPVKEFVRGTLRLNGWADAWSDIFAEVGTASDARLQEIADKLLTENAYDEGEADRVILCVGLKAEADGTPVWDKTYVMDAWGDERGTAMARLVSVPVSLAIESVLNREIPAGVSAAPSDPKLLDRWLSEIDTLAQHMQIVTAV